The Streptomyces sp. HUAS CB01 genome has a segment encoding these proteins:
- a CDS encoding ATP-binding protein — MDPTNPGPDEYDRDADRGSADGGAPQRPPRDAVPPEFAHQKAAPARTVRVVAGDFALTVNPVDGSEIEPCGPGGEPVAPVRRTAEEREELRRAGRPPVPPGPAAPALPLLERQEERERLVRLLGRGRTVRLTGPAGSGRTALLDAVAGDCADLAPDGVVRLSGHHRTPAELLYDLFTAVHDAPLHRPDRAELLGHVREIGAVVLVDDLEFGGGALDELLDATPECAFLLAATPDVAAPSADSQVEEVFLPGLERATALELLERAVDRPLTDEEANWAGDLWFESEGLPLRFVQAGALLRQRDALRDVADETDEDDDGDNVFGDGLDLPLPTLGEGAAPAALLASRLSESARDTLRFAVALGGEVPHQAHLPALVGDTHADAALGELTSCALLSPVGSRYRLAAGVAAQLEAAGYGEGALERVHTAAQHYAWWTGHPSVTPARASSEADAILAALGALVPAQETGHAGTAVLLARSAAPAFAAGLHWQAWERTLRTGQEAARTTGEVAEEAYFLHELGVLALCSGSLDRARAELEASIAMRGALADKRGTVAGRRALALVTDREGTRLPGAGASEGEGAPAVHHPEEAVSPGMGVTAVSAPVEPLVTRRDTPASPAGLLGAARRLVVEGPRRHLVAAGAGVLLAVVLGTVVTLGATSDEEPPANRVTNEQSANEGEGSDGLTADEPAGEPTSRPADGTTDGTTGGVPSDPGTARPGESGSAGDPSTPGSGSSTGGSGTTGSSTGGSSTTGGTTGGSSSTGGSPSTGGTSTGTTGSPTNGGTSTGPTGGTTDGGTTDGGTTDGGTTDGGTTDGGTTDGGTTDGGTTDGGTTDGGTSDGGTADGGTSSGTTGATTSSPSGSLAAPSSSSS, encoded by the coding sequence ATGGACCCGACGAATCCGGGACCGGACGAGTACGACCGCGACGCCGACCGCGGCAGCGCGGACGGCGGCGCTCCGCAGCGACCGCCGCGCGACGCGGTGCCGCCGGAGTTCGCCCATCAGAAGGCCGCACCCGCCCGCACGGTGCGCGTGGTCGCCGGCGACTTCGCGCTCACCGTCAACCCGGTCGACGGCAGCGAGATCGAGCCCTGCGGCCCCGGCGGGGAACCCGTCGCGCCCGTACGGCGCACGGCCGAGGAGCGCGAGGAACTGCGGCGTGCCGGCCGGCCCCCGGTACCGCCCGGACCGGCCGCCCCCGCGCTGCCGCTGCTGGAGCGTCAGGAGGAGCGCGAGCGACTCGTACGGCTCCTGGGACGCGGCCGGACGGTCCGGCTCACGGGCCCGGCCGGATCGGGCCGTACCGCCCTGCTCGACGCGGTCGCCGGCGACTGCGCGGACCTCGCCCCCGACGGCGTCGTCCGGCTCTCCGGACACCACCGCACGCCGGCCGAGCTGCTGTACGACCTCTTCACCGCCGTCCACGACGCACCGCTGCACCGGCCCGACCGGGCGGAGCTGCTCGGACACGTCCGCGAGATCGGGGCCGTCGTCCTCGTGGACGACCTGGAGTTCGGCGGCGGTGCCCTGGACGAACTCCTCGACGCCACCCCGGAATGCGCCTTCCTGCTCGCCGCGACACCCGACGTCGCGGCACCCTCGGCCGACTCCCAGGTCGAAGAGGTGTTCCTCCCCGGCCTCGAACGCGCCACGGCGCTGGAACTCCTGGAGCGGGCCGTGGACCGGCCGCTCACCGACGAGGAGGCGAACTGGGCCGGCGACCTCTGGTTCGAGTCCGAGGGGCTGCCCCTGCGCTTCGTCCAGGCGGGTGCGCTGCTGAGGCAGCGCGACGCCCTGCGCGACGTCGCCGATGAGACGGACGAGGACGACGACGGGGACAACGTCTTCGGCGACGGACTCGACCTCCCGCTCCCCACGCTCGGCGAGGGAGCCGCCCCCGCCGCACTGCTCGCCTCCCGGCTCAGCGAGTCCGCCCGCGACACCCTCCGGTTCGCGGTCGCCCTCGGCGGCGAGGTCCCGCACCAGGCACACCTCCCCGCACTCGTCGGCGACACCCACGCGGACGCCGCACTCGGCGAGCTGACCAGCTGCGCCCTGCTCAGCCCCGTCGGCTCCCGCTACCGGCTGGCGGCCGGGGTCGCCGCACAGCTCGAGGCCGCCGGCTACGGCGAGGGGGCCCTCGAGCGCGTCCACACCGCCGCCCAGCACTACGCCTGGTGGACGGGACACCCCTCGGTGACGCCCGCGCGGGCGTCCTCCGAGGCCGACGCGATCCTCGCGGCGCTGGGAGCGCTGGTCCCCGCGCAGGAGACCGGCCACGCCGGCACCGCCGTGCTGCTGGCCCGCAGCGCCGCGCCCGCGTTCGCGGCGGGACTGCACTGGCAGGCGTGGGAGCGCACCCTGCGCACCGGCCAGGAGGCGGCCCGGACCACGGGCGAGGTCGCGGAAGAGGCCTACTTCCTCCACGAGTTGGGCGTGCTGGCCCTCTGCTCGGGCAGCCTCGACCGGGCGCGCGCCGAACTCGAGGCGTCCATCGCCATGCGCGGAGCGCTGGCCGACAAGCGCGGCACGGTCGCCGGGCGGAGGGCGCTGGCGCTCGTCACCGACCGCGAGGGAACCCGGCTGCCCGGCGCCGGCGCGTCCGAGGGGGAGGGGGCCCCGGCGGTCCACCACCCCGAGGAGGCGGTGTCCCCGGGCATGGGCGTCACGGCCGTCTCCGCGCCGGTCGAGCCGCTGGTCACCCGCCGCGACACCCCGGCCTCGCCCGCCGGCCTGCTCGGCGCGGCCCGGCGCCTCGTCGTCGAGGGCCCCCGCCGCCATCTGGTCGCGGCCGGGGCGGGCGTCCTGCTGGCCGTGGTCCTCGGCACGGTGGTGACGCTCGGGGCGACCTCCGACGAGGAGCCCCCGGCGAACCGGGTGACCAACGAGCAGTCGGCGAACGAGGGCGAGGGGAGCGACGGCCTCACCGCCGACGAGCCCGCCGGAGAGCCCACCAGCCGCCCCGCGGACGGCACCACGGACGGTACGACGGGCGGCGTCCCGTCGGACCCGGGCACCGCCCGGCCCGGTGAGAGCGGTTCGGCGGGCGACCCGTCCACGCCGGGCAGCGGTTCCTCGACGGGCGGTTCGGGCACGACCGGCTCGTCGACCGGCGGTTCGTCGACGACGGGCGGCACGACCGGGGGCTCCTCGTCGACGGGCGGTTCCCCGTCGACGGGTGGCACATCGACCGGGACGACGGGTTCGCCGACGAACGGCGGCACGTCCACCGGCCCGACCGGCGGCACGACCGACGGCGGTACGACCGACGGGGGCACCACGGACGGAGGAACCACCGACGGCGGTACGACCGACGGGGGCACGACCGACGGAGGGACCACCGACGGCGGGACCACGGACGGCGGTACGACCGACGGCGGCACCTCGGACGGTGGGACCGCCGACGGCGGTACGTCCTCCGGCACCACGGGCGCCACGACGAGCAGCCCCAGCGGCAGCCTGGCGGCGCCCAGCAGTTCGTCGTCCTGA
- the nucS gene encoding endonuclease NucS yields the protein MRLVIARCSVDYAGRLTAHLPSAPRLILVKADGSVSIHADDRAYKPLNWMSPPCSLKEGDDNVWTVTNKTGEKLIITMEEVLHDSSHELGVDPGLIKDGVEAHLQELLADRIETLGEGYSLIRREYPTAIGPVDILCRDSDGATVAVEIKRRGEIDGVEQLTRYLELLNRDPHLAPVRGVFAAQEIKPQARVLATDRGIGCVVLDYNALRGIEDDKLRLF from the coding sequence ATGCGTCTCGTCATCGCCCGCTGTTCCGTGGACTACGCCGGCCGGCTCACCGCCCACCTGCCCTCCGCTCCCCGTCTGATCCTGGTCAAGGCGGACGGCAGCGTCTCCATCCACGCCGACGACAGGGCGTACAAACCGCTGAACTGGATGTCCCCTCCCTGCAGCCTCAAGGAGGGGGACGACAACGTCTGGACGGTCACCAACAAAACGGGCGAGAAACTGATCATCACGATGGAGGAGGTCCTCCACGACTCGTCCCACGAGCTGGGTGTGGACCCGGGACTCATCAAGGACGGCGTGGAAGCGCACCTCCAGGAGCTGCTGGCAGACCGTATCGAGACACTTGGCGAGGGCTACAGCCTGATCCGCCGCGAGTACCCGACGGCGATCGGCCCCGTGGACATCCTCTGCCGGGACTCCGACGGCGCGACGGTGGCGGTGGAGATCAAGCGCCGCGGCGAGATCGACGGCGTCGAGCAGCTCACCCGCTATCTGGAGCTGCTGAACCGCGACCCCCATCTCGCCCCGGTCCGCGGCGTGTTCGCGGCACAGGAGATCAAGCCCCAGGCGCGCGTGCTGGCGACGGACCGCGGCATCGGCTGCGTGGTGCTGGACTACAACGCCCTGCGCGGCATCGAGGACGACAAGCTGCGTCTGTTCTGA
- a CDS encoding SCO5389 family protein: MSLDVSPALLEQAERGEVDEAAFVDCVRTSLPFAWEMISSLVAQLKVDGGEFADNQTPPPDEQARGQLLRALASDAIRGALQRHFGVRLAFQNCHRVAVFPLDSSVDERLARFTSVRAQLLNQSPELRDC; the protein is encoded by the coding sequence ATGTCGCTCGACGTCTCACCGGCGCTGTTGGAACAGGCCGAGCGAGGCGAGGTCGACGAAGCTGCATTCGTCGACTGCGTCCGGACCTCCCTGCCCTTCGCATGGGAGATGATCAGTTCTCTGGTGGCCCAGCTGAAGGTGGACGGCGGAGAGTTCGCCGACAACCAGACGCCGCCGCCGGACGAGCAGGCACGTGGTCAGCTGTTGCGCGCGCTCGCGAGTGACGCCATCCGGGGTGCGCTGCAGCGGCACTTCGGAGTACGACTCGCCTTCCAGAACTGCCACCGCGTCGCGGTGTTCCCGCTGGACTCCTCGGTGGACGAGCGGCTCGCCCGCTTCACTTCCGTACGGGCCCAGCTGCTCAACCAGTCGCCCGAACTGCGCGACTGCTGA
- a CDS encoding LLM class flavin-dependent oxidoreductase, which translates to MRVGAFVLAAQFPGQGHGEALHRAVRSAEAAEAAGLDSVWLAEHHFVPYGVCPSAVTLAALLLGRTERIRVGTAVSVLPTAHPVALGEQAALLHLTSGGRFSLGVGRGGPWVDLEVFGAGLAAYEKDFPESLDLLLRWLREARVGSEGERFAFREVPVVPRPDDLIGADGDGPAGPEVIVACTSPATVRLAAERGLPMLLGMHCGDEEKADMVALWRSHALASGHAPETVAAAGHVSAGVAQIADSGPAAEETLVKAMPGWLKQGLDAHVTVDGRRRAMRDPVAYTELLCRLHPVGPPRLAADRLAATAERTGITRFALLSEGSGDLAATEENVRRLGAEVLPLLR; encoded by the coding sequence ATGCGCGTTGGAGCTTTTGTACTGGCCGCCCAGTTCCCGGGCCAGGGGCACGGAGAGGCGCTGCACCGGGCCGTGCGGTCCGCCGAGGCGGCGGAGGCCGCCGGACTGGACTCGGTCTGGCTGGCCGAGCACCACTTCGTACCGTACGGGGTCTGCCCGTCGGCGGTGACCCTGGCCGCGCTGCTGCTCGGCCGCACGGAACGGATCCGGGTGGGCACGGCGGTGAGCGTGCTGCCGACCGCCCATCCCGTGGCACTGGGCGAGCAGGCGGCGCTGCTGCACCTCACGTCGGGGGGACGGTTCTCCCTGGGCGTGGGCCGCGGCGGCCCCTGGGTCGACCTGGAGGTCTTCGGCGCCGGTCTCGCGGCGTACGAGAAGGACTTCCCCGAGTCCCTGGACCTGCTGCTGCGCTGGCTGCGGGAGGCCCGCGTGGGGTCCGAGGGGGAACGATTCGCTTTCCGCGAGGTCCCCGTCGTACCGCGCCCCGACGACCTGATCGGCGCCGACGGCGACGGCCCGGCGGGTCCCGAGGTGATCGTGGCGTGCACCTCCCCCGCGACGGTGCGGCTGGCGGCCGAGCGCGGGCTGCCCATGCTCCTGGGGATGCACTGCGGCGACGAGGAGAAGGCGGACATGGTCGCACTCTGGCGGAGCCACGCACTCGCCTCCGGCCACGCCCCGGAGACGGTGGCGGCGGCGGGCCATGTGTCAGCCGGCGTGGCACAGATCGCGGACAGCGGCCCGGCGGCGGAGGAGACCCTCGTCAAGGCGATGCCCGGCTGGCTGAAGCAGGGTCTGGACGCCCATGTGACGGTCGACGGGCGCCGACGCGCGATGCGCGACCCCGTCGCCTACACCGAGCTGCTGTGCCGGCTGCACCCGGTGGGCCCGCCGAGGCTGGCGGCGGACCGGCTCGCGGCGACCGCGGAGCGCACCGGCATCACCCGGTTCGCGCTCCTGTCCGAGGGCTCGGGCGATCTCGCGGCGACGGAGGAGAACGTCCGGCGGCTGGGCGCCGAGGTGCTTCCGCTGCTCCGCTGA
- a CDS encoding ATP/GTP-binding protein yields MSPRRNRPRGGEKPTDRAGDIGDRYGGVERSESWQGEDWRVRHVAGASTAGKRYRCPGCDQEIPSGTPHVVAWPEYGGVDDRRHWHKACWNAKDRRTSRVQRSRNAPRH; encoded by the coding sequence GTGTCCCCGCGCCGAAACCGCCCCCGCGGCGGGGAGAAGCCGACCGACCGCGCGGGCGACATCGGCGACCGCTACGGCGGTGTGGAGCGCTCCGAGAGCTGGCAGGGCGAGGACTGGCGGGTCCGGCACGTCGCGGGCGCGAGCACCGCGGGCAAGCGCTACCGCTGCCCGGGCTGCGACCAGGAGATCCCGTCCGGCACCCCGCACGTGGTCGCCTGGCCCGAGTACGGGGGAGTGGACGACCGGCGCCACTGGCACAAGGCGTGCTGGAACGCGAAGGACCGCCGCACCTCCCGGGTGCAGCGGTCCCGCAACGCGCCTCGGCACTGA
- a CDS encoding ABC transporter permease subunit, which produces MTTPYQQQGAYPQGAYRSPIPVRAAHLGDALASEWTKIRSVRSTMWTLGVMIVLMVGIGALSAIAVSSAEPELGEESVLSLGFFGVLLGSICVITLGVLTIASEYGTGMIRTTLTACPSRARVLTAKAIVFFLLVFVITTVTAAVVGALQSAIVDAGVSTGEDWFRATVGVGLFIALLGLLSLAVGALIRHSAGAITIMIGVVLLPLVLALFMYADSLRTVQDFLLEYSIPSQLGVLYDAPVTTKGPHGWEPLWIMLGVSGVAMAAAYLSLDRRDV; this is translated from the coding sequence ATGACGACCCCGTACCAGCAGCAGGGCGCGTACCCGCAGGGCGCCTACCGCTCCCCGATCCCCGTACGCGCGGCGCACCTCGGCGACGCGCTCGCCTCCGAGTGGACCAAGATCCGCTCGGTGCGCTCCACGATGTGGACGCTCGGCGTGATGATCGTGCTGATGGTCGGCATCGGCGCGCTCTCGGCGATCGCCGTGTCCTCGGCGGAGCCCGAGCTGGGCGAGGAGTCCGTGCTCAGTCTGGGCTTCTTCGGCGTTCTGCTCGGCTCGATCTGCGTGATCACGCTGGGTGTGCTGACGATCGCGTCCGAGTACGGAACCGGCATGATCCGCACCACCCTGACCGCGTGCCCCAGCCGCGCCCGGGTGCTGACGGCGAAGGCGATCGTCTTCTTCCTGCTGGTCTTCGTGATCACGACCGTGACCGCCGCGGTCGTCGGCGCCCTGCAGTCGGCGATCGTGGACGCGGGCGTGAGCACCGGCGAGGACTGGTTCCGGGCGACCGTCGGCGTCGGGCTCTTCATCGCCCTGCTGGGACTGCTCTCGCTCGCCGTCGGCGCGCTGATCCGGCACTCGGCGGGCGCGATCACGATCATGATCGGTGTGGTCCTGCTGCCGCTGGTGCTGGCCCTGTTCATGTACGCGGACTCGCTGCGGACCGTGCAGGACTTCCTGCTCGAGTACTCGATCCCGAGCCAGCTGGGTGTGCTCTACGACGCGCCGGTGACGACCAAGGGCCCGCACGGCTGGGAGCCGCTGTGGATCATGCTGGGGGTGTCGGGCGTGGCCATGGCGGCCGCCTACCTCTCGCTCGACCGGCGCGACGTCTGA
- a CDS encoding ABC transporter ATP-binding protein, with protein sequence MIEAVGLTKRYGAKTAVYNLSFQVRPGAVTGFLGPNGSGKSTTMRMILGLDQPTSGHVTIGGHPFRKLPNAPRQVGALLDAKAVHGGRSARSHLLSLAQLSGIPARRVDEVLGVVGLQDVAKRRSKGFSLGMGQRLGIAAALLGDPQVLLFDEPVNGLDPEGILWVRNLMKQLAAEGRTVFVSSHLMSEMALTADHLIVIGRGQLLADMSVKDFIAHNSAGFARVRTPQTEPQQREKLTGVLTEAGGQVMPEPDGALRVTGLALPAISDLAHDADVRLWELSPHQASLEEAYMRMTQAAVDYRSTDDRKAGLMQPPPAGYDPSAVPVPEVPQQGWYAPPPPGQNPYATAPAAPPAAPPAAPPALAAPPADAAPPVPAPADLTKSNTEDAR encoded by the coding sequence ATGATCGAGGCAGTCGGCCTGACCAAGCGCTACGGCGCCAAGACGGCCGTGTACAACCTTTCCTTCCAGGTGCGGCCCGGCGCCGTCACCGGCTTCCTCGGGCCGAACGGCTCGGGCAAGTCGACGACGATGCGCATGATCCTCGGCCTGGACCAGCCGACTTCCGGCCATGTCACGATCGGCGGCCATCCCTTCCGGAAGCTGCCCAACGCACCGCGTCAGGTCGGGGCCCTGCTGGACGCCAAGGCGGTGCACGGCGGGCGGAGCGCGCGCAGTCATCTGCTGTCGCTCGCCCAGCTGTCCGGCATCCCGGCCCGCCGGGTCGACGAGGTGCTCGGGGTCGTGGGCCTCCAGGACGTCGCCAAGCGGCGCTCCAAGGGCTTCTCCCTCGGCATGGGGCAGCGGCTCGGCATCGCGGCGGCCCTGCTCGGCGACCCGCAGGTGCTGCTCTTCGACGAGCCGGTGAACGGTCTCGACCCGGAAGGCATCCTCTGGGTGCGCAATCTGATGAAGCAGCTGGCCGCCGAGGGCCGCACCGTGTTCGTCTCCTCGCACCTGATGAGCGAAATGGCGCTCACCGCCGATCACTTGATCGTCATCGGGCGGGGTCAGCTGCTCGCGGACATGAGCGTGAAGGACTTCATCGCGCACAACTCCGCCGGCTTCGCACGGGTGCGGACGCCCCAGACCGAGCCGCAGCAGCGGGAGAAGCTCACCGGAGTCCTCACCGAGGCCGGCGGCCAGGTCATGCCCGAGCCGGACGGGGCGCTGCGGGTGACCGGCCTCGCACTGCCCGCGATCAGCGACCTGGCCCACGACGCCGACGTCCGGCTGTGGGAGCTCTCGCCGCACCAGGCCTCCCTGGAGGAGGCGTACATGCGGATGACGCAGGCGGCCGTGGACTACCGCTCCACGGACGACCGGAAGGCCGGTCTGATGCAGCCGCCGCCGGCGGGGTACGACCCGTCGGCGGTGCCGGTCCCGGAGGTGCCGCAGCAGGGCTGGTACGCCCCGCCGCCGCCCGGGCAGAACCCGTACGCGACCGCTCCGGCCGCGCCCCCGGCGGCTCCTCCCGCCGCGCCGCCGGCGCTGGCCGCGCCCCCGGCGGACGCCGCTCCCCCGGTTCCCGCTCCCGCAGACCTGACCAAGAGCAACACCGAGGACGCCCGATGA
- a CDS encoding ABC transporter permease gives MASVPAVLQSEWTKIRTVASTTWTLVSAFVVTVVVGALLCALLASTFDELPPAEQATFDPTLVSFSGMVLGQLAMVVFGVLVVGTEYSSGMIRTSLAAVPQRATFLFSKIVVAGLLALTVGMATSFLSFFLGQALLGDHATSIGEENVLRAVIGGGLYMGLIAIFSMGVAAMLRSSMLSLGILMPFFFLVSQILAAVPYAKDVAQYFPDQAGSKIMQVVPLAMNSEEAPYGPWGGLGIMLLWVAAALIGGFVVLKERDA, from the coding sequence ATGGCCTCGGTACCCGCCGTTCTGCAGTCCGAGTGGACCAAGATCCGCACGGTCGCCTCCACCACCTGGACCCTCGTCAGCGCCTTCGTCGTGACGGTCGTCGTCGGCGCCCTGCTCTGCGCGCTGCTGGCCTCGACCTTCGACGAGCTGCCGCCGGCGGAGCAGGCCACCTTCGACCCGACGCTCGTCAGTTTCTCCGGCATGGTGCTGGGACAGCTCGCGATGGTCGTCTTCGGCGTGCTCGTGGTCGGCACGGAGTACAGCTCCGGCATGATCCGCACGTCACTCGCCGCCGTCCCGCAGCGCGCCACGTTCCTGTTCAGCAAGATCGTGGTGGCCGGGCTGCTGGCGCTGACGGTCGGGATGGCGACGAGCTTCCTCAGCTTCTTCCTCGGCCAGGCGCTGCTCGGCGACCACGCCACCTCCATCGGCGAGGAGAACGTGCTGCGCGCGGTGATCGGCGGAGGGCTCTACATGGGGCTCATCGCGATCTTCTCGATGGGCGTCGCGGCGATGCTGCGCAGTTCGATGCTCTCGCTGGGCATCCTGATGCCGTTCTTCTTCCTGGTGTCCCAGATCCTGGCCGCCGTCCCGTACGCGAAGGACGTGGCCCAATATTTCCCCGATCAGGCGGGTTCGAAGATCATGCAGGTCGTGCCGCTGGCGATGAACAGCGAGGAGGCGCCGTACGGACCCTGGGGCGGACTCGGAATCATGCTGCTCTGGGTCGCGGCCGCGCTGATCGGCGGCTTCGTGGTCCTCAAGGAGCGGGACGCCTGA
- a CDS encoding ABC transporter ATP-binding protein, translated as MIELEGLTKRFGSKVAVDHLSFTVRPGVVTGFLGPNGAGKSTTMRMMLDLDNPTSGTVRIDGKHYRDLQEPLKYIGALLDAKAMHGGRSAYNNLLCLAQANRIPASRVGEVLDTVGLTPVARKKSKGFSLGMGQRLGIASALLGDPEILMFDEPVNGLDPEGIHWIRNLMKQLAAEGRTIFVSSHLMSEMALTADHLIVIGQGRLLADTSMADFIHQNSRSYVRLRSPQQERLRDVLHQSGLVPVEAGNGTLEIDGATTEQVGELAAEHRIVLHELSSQRASLEEAFMQMTAGAVEYHAHSAPGHGPQWAPRDKGA; from the coding sequence ATGATCGAGCTCGAGGGTCTCACGAAACGTTTCGGCTCCAAGGTCGCGGTCGACCATCTGTCCTTCACGGTGCGGCCGGGCGTCGTGACCGGCTTCCTCGGGCCCAACGGCGCGGGCAAGTCGACGACGATGCGCATGATGCTGGATCTGGACAACCCCACCAGCGGGACGGTCCGGATCGACGGCAAGCACTACCGGGACCTGCAGGAGCCGCTGAAGTACATCGGCGCCCTGCTCGACGCCAAGGCGATGCACGGCGGCCGCAGCGCCTACAACAACCTGCTCTGTCTGGCCCAGGCGAACCGGATCCCGGCGAGCCGGGTGGGCGAGGTCCTCGACACGGTCGGCCTGACCCCGGTGGCGAGGAAGAAGAGCAAGGGCTTCTCCCTGGGCATGGGCCAGCGGCTGGGCATCGCCTCCGCGCTGCTCGGCGACCCGGAGATCCTGATGTTCGACGAGCCGGTCAACGGGCTGGATCCCGAGGGAATTCACTGGATCCGCAATCTGATGAAACAGCTCGCCGCCGAAGGAAGAACGATCTTCGTCTCCTCCCATCTGATGAGCGAAATGGCCCTCACCGCCGATCACTTGATCGTCATCGGGCAGGGGCGATTGCTCGCCGACACATCGATGGCCGATTTCATCCACCAGAACTCGCGCAGTTATGTGCGGCTGCGCTCGCCGCAGCAGGAGCGGCTGCGGGACGTGCTCCACCAGTCGGGCCTCGTTCCCGTCGAGGCCGGGAACGGCACGCTGGAGATCGACGGCGCCACCACGGAACAGGTCGGCGAGCTGGCGGCCGAGCACCGGATCGTGCTCCATGAACTGAGCTCCCAGCGCGCCTCGCTCGAGGAGGCGTTCATGCAGATGACGGCGGGCGCCGTGGAGTACCACGCGCACTCCGCCCCCGGCCACGGCCCACAGTGGGCCCCGCGCGACAAGGGAGCCTGA
- a CDS encoding cellulose-binding protein, translating to MSDTSSPFGFELVRRGYDRGQVDDRITKLVADRDSALARITSLEKRIEELHLETQNAQAQVNDAEPSYAGLGARVEKILRLAEEEAKDLREEARRAAEQHRELAEGAAQQVRNDAEAFAADRKQKAEDEGVRIVEKAQSEANSLRADAQKDAQSKREEADALFEETRAKAAQAAADFETNLAKRRDQSERDLASRQAKAEKRLAEIEHRAEQLRLEAEKLRTDAERRARQTVETAQRQAEDIVADANAKADRIRSESERELAALTNRRDSINAQLTNVREMLATLTGAAVAATGAPADDEPVSRGVPAQQTR from the coding sequence ATGAGCGACACTTCCTCCCCCTTCGGCTTCGAGCTCGTGCGGCGTGGGTACGACCGCGGTCAGGTGGATGACCGCATTACCAAACTCGTCGCCGATCGTGACAGTGCTCTCGCACGTATCACCTCTCTGGAAAAGCGCATCGAGGAGCTCCATCTCGAGACGCAGAATGCCCAGGCCCAGGTCAACGACGCGGAGCCGTCCTACGCGGGGCTCGGTGCACGGGTCGAGAAGATCCTCCGCCTCGCCGAGGAGGAGGCGAAGGACCTGCGCGAGGAGGCCCGGCGCGCGGCGGAGCAGCACCGCGAGCTCGCCGAGGGCGCCGCCCAGCAGGTGCGCAACGACGCCGAGGCGTTCGCGGCGGATCGCAAGCAGAAGGCCGAGGACGAGGGCGTCCGGATCGTCGAGAAGGCGCAGAGCGAGGCCAACTCGCTGCGCGCCGACGCGCAGAAGGACGCGCAGTCCAAGCGCGAGGAGGCGGACGCCCTCTTCGAGGAGACCCGCGCCAAGGCCGCCCAGGCCGCCGCGGACTTCGAGACGAACCTGGCCAAGCGCCGCGACCAGTCCGAGCGCGACCTGGCCTCGCGTCAGGCGAAGGCGGAGAAGCGCCTGGCGGAGATCGAGCACCGCGCCGAGCAGCTGCGCCTGGAGGCCGAGAAGCTGCGCACGGACGCGGAGCGCCGCGCCCGGCAGACCGTCGAGACCGCACAGCGCCAGGCCGAGGACATCGTGGCCGACGCGAACGCCAAGGCGGACCGTATCCGCAGCGAATCGGAGCGCGAGCTGGCGGCGCTGACGAACCGTCGCGACTCCATCAACGCCCAGCTGACCAACGTCCGCGAGATGCTGGCCACGCTGACCGGTGCTGCGGTCGCCGCGACGGGTGCGCCGGCGGACGACGAGCCGGTCTCCCGCGGCGTCCCGGCCCAGCAGACCCGCTGA